From a region of the Basfia succiniciproducens genome:
- a CDS encoding HyaD/HybD family hydrogenase maturation endopeptidase, with protein MKPLILGVGNILLSDEGVGVRAVQHLEKNANFTPHFDLVDGGTCGMELLDVMANRDYLIIIDAVIAGKRPGEIVVLKDEQVPALFSRKISPHQLGICDVLSALKLTDEYPKHLCLIGIQPESLESHIGLTKTVENAMPAVFQCLAQQLTDLGLPSPVIN; from the coding sequence ATGAAGCCGTTAATTCTGGGTGTGGGTAATATTTTACTCAGCGACGAAGGCGTAGGCGTAAGAGCCGTACAACATTTAGAAAAAAATGCGAATTTTACACCGCACTTTGATCTTGTTGACGGCGGTACTTGCGGTATGGAATTACTTGACGTGATGGCAAATCGCGATTATTTAATTATTATTGATGCGGTGATTGCCGGCAAGCGGCCCGGTGAAATAGTCGTTCTGAAAGACGAACAGGTACCGGCGCTTTTTTCGCGTAAAATATCGCCGCACCAATTAGGTATTTGTGATGTATTATCGGCCTTAAAACTAACCGACGAATATCCCAAACATCTTTGTCTTATCGGGATTCAGCCCGAATCCCTTGAGTCTCACATAGGTTTAACAAAAACCGTTGAAAATGCAATGCCGGCTGTTTTTCAGTGTTTGGCGCAACAATTAACCGACCTTGGTCTACCTTCTCCCGTAATTAATTAG
- the hybE gene encoding hydrogenase-2 assembly chaperone — MYNHNENKENSTALLELIDGFEQNPAELFQTEMEKVAKNMKDLPFYREDIPCFCPKFVQFENQWIGMVLTPWMLSVLVLPGPNQQWKARTVGDKIALAFPYKTLNFTVSSLDNVPQYLSCSLHSPLEANLSKEHAVQLTKDCLTMLLSLPIKQKAPADLNRRNMFGAMLK, encoded by the coding sequence ATGTATAATCATAACGAAAATAAGGAAAATTCCACCGCACTTTTAGAACTGATTGACGGATTTGAACAAAATCCGGCTGAACTATTTCAAACAGAAATGGAAAAAGTTGCGAAAAATATGAAAGACTTACCTTTTTATCGTGAGGATATTCCCTGTTTCTGTCCGAAATTCGTGCAATTCGAAAATCAATGGATTGGCATGGTGCTTACTCCCTGGATGTTAAGCGTTTTAGTGCTTCCCGGTCCGAATCAGCAATGGAAAGCGCGCACGGTAGGTGACAAAATTGCTCTTGCGTTTCCTTATAAAACCCTGAATTTTACGGTAAGCAGTCTGGATAATGTTCCGCAATATTTAAGCTGTTCGTTACATTCGCCTTTAGAAGCGAATTTGAGTAAAGAGCATGCCGTTCAGTTAACCAAAGACTGTCTGACTATGCTGCTATCCCTGCCAATAAAACAAAAGGCGCCGGCGGATCTAAACCGTCGTAATATGTTCGGCGCAATGTTAAAATAA
- the hybG gene encoding hydrogenase maturation factor HybG, translated as MCLGVPGQIIDVGEDGFQPAVVDVCGVQREVNISLICENNTTDLLGKWVLVHVGFAMSVIDEEEAKQTLSALMTMSQLDHEVGDFAGLNKN; from the coding sequence ATGTGTTTAGGCGTTCCCGGACAAATTATTGATGTCGGCGAAGACGGCTTTCAACCCGCTGTCGTCGATGTTTGCGGTGTACAGCGCGAAGTAAATATTTCGCTGATTTGTGAAAATAATACAACGGACTTGCTGGGTAAATGGGTTTTGGTTCACGTAGGCTTTGCCATGAGCGTTATTGACGAAGAAGAGGCAAAACAAACTTTAAGTGCGTTAATGACTATGAGCCAATTAGATCATGAAGTCGGTGATTTTGCCGGTTTAAATAAAAATTAA
- the lptD gene encoding LPS assembly protein LptD: MKKNYYSLISFSIFTALYSTAGFADLQQQCLAGVPQFSGEVVKGNANEMPVYIEADKAELNHPTKGVYQGNVDIKQGNRHLITETAEVIQSGQDENVQRYAYAKGGFDYKDNIINLTGDDAKVHLNTKDTDVKNADYQFVGRQGRGSAQSAEVREDYRLLNNATFTSCLPNDNSWQIEAKEMKQYIKEEYAEMWHARFKVAGVPVFYTPYLQLPIGDRRRSGLLIPDAGSSSRDGYWYSQPIYWNIAPNYDATFIPKYMTHRGWQMNGEFRYLNEIGEGKIAGEYLGDDRYKDYIGDNKSRHLFYWAHNAKLFDNWRLNVNYTKVSDKRYFSDFDSDYGSSTDGYATQTARLAYFQPNYNFAISAKQYQVFDEVSVGPYKALPQIDFNYYQNDLAQGLLDFKLFAQAVRFENDSTLMPTAWRYHAEPSLNLPMSNQYGSLNVETKLYATHYEQRKGSSARAEDIDRSVNRMIPQIKVDLQTVLASDKTFVDGFTQTLEPHLQYLYRPYRDQSNIGSKRNTEYLGYGYDSALLQQDYFSLFRDRRYSGLDRIASANQFTLGGTTRFYDEQANERFNLSLGQILYLNDSRIDNNSDHSTSGRASSWALESNWKLSDQWNWRGSYQYDTRLNETSLANTTLEYNPEKNNLIQLNYRYASQAYIDQNLTSGANRYNQDIKQIGTTIAWEVSDNWVLVGRYYHDIALNKLVEEYAGIKYNTCCWSVGVGARRHLVSKSNYTYSANKDTIYDNSFGITFELRGLGNEQHSGIVDMLDKGMLPYVKPFNL; the protein is encoded by the coding sequence ATGAAGAAAAATTATTACAGCTTAATTTCTTTCTCTATTTTTACCGCACTTTATAGTACGGCAGGTTTTGCTGATTTACAGCAACAATGTTTAGCCGGCGTGCCGCAGTTTTCCGGTGAAGTGGTTAAGGGTAATGCGAATGAAATGCCCGTTTATATTGAAGCGGATAAAGCCGAACTTAATCATCCTACAAAAGGTGTTTATCAAGGCAATGTGGATATAAAACAGGGGAATCGTCATTTGATTACCGAGACTGCCGAGGTTATCCAGTCCGGACAAGATGAAAATGTTCAACGTTATGCCTATGCAAAAGGCGGATTTGATTATAAAGATAATATAATCAATTTGACCGGCGACGATGCAAAAGTGCATTTAAATACCAAGGATACGGACGTTAAAAATGCCGATTATCAATTTGTAGGTCGCCAGGGACGCGGTAGCGCACAATCTGCGGAAGTAAGGGAAGACTATCGTTTATTGAATAATGCAACCTTTACTTCTTGTCTGCCGAATGATAATTCATGGCAAATCGAAGCGAAAGAAATGAAGCAGTATATTAAGGAAGAGTATGCCGAAATGTGGCATGCGCGTTTTAAAGTTGCCGGCGTACCGGTTTTTTATACGCCTTATTTGCAACTGCCTATCGGCGATCGCCGTCGTTCCGGTTTGTTAATTCCCGATGCGGGAAGTTCCAGCCGTGACGGATACTGGTATTCGCAACCGATTTATTGGAATATTGCACCAAATTATGATGCTACTTTTATTCCTAAATATATGACTCACCGCGGTTGGCAAATGAACGGCGAATTCCGTTATTTGAATGAAATAGGCGAAGGTAAAATAGCCGGGGAATATCTTGGTGATGATCGTTATAAGGATTATATCGGCGACAACAAATCCCGGCATTTATTTTATTGGGCTCACAATGCCAAGTTATTTGATAACTGGCGCCTAAACGTTAATTATACAAAAGTAAGCGATAAACGTTATTTCAGCGATTTTGATTCCGATTACGGTAGCAGTACCGACGGATATGCAACACAAACAGCTCGTTTAGCTTATTTCCAACCAAACTATAATTTTGCTATTTCCGCTAAACAATATCAGGTTTTTGATGAAGTTTCCGTCGGTCCTTATAAAGCTTTACCGCAAATAGATTTCAATTATTACCAAAACGATTTGGCACAAGGATTGCTTGATTTCAAACTTTTCGCCCAGGCGGTACGATTTGAAAATGATAGTACATTGATGCCGACTGCATGGCGTTATCATGCGGAACCGAGTTTAAATTTACCTATGTCTAATCAATACGGAAGTTTGAATGTGGAGACCAAACTTTACGCCACGCATTATGAACAACGTAAAGGCAGTAGCGCTCGAGCGGAGGATATAGATCGTTCGGTAAATCGTATGATTCCGCAAATTAAGGTGGATTTACAAACCGTGTTGGCAAGCGATAAAACCTTTGTTGACGGATTTACCCAAACTCTCGAGCCTCATTTGCAATATTTATATCGTCCGTATCGTGATCAAAGTAATATAGGTTCAAAACGTAACACCGAATATTTAGGTTACGGTTATGATTCCGCTTTGTTACAACAGGATTATTTTTCCTTATTTCGTGATCGCCGGTATAGCGGTTTAGACAGAATTGCTTCGGCAAATCAATTCACTTTGGGCGGTACGACCCGTTTTTATGATGAGCAGGCAAACGAACGTTTTAATTTATCTTTAGGACAAATTCTTTATCTGAACGATTCCCGCATTGACAATAATTCGGATCATAGTACTTCAGGCCGTGCTTCTTCATGGGCTTTGGAAAGCAACTGGAAATTAAGCGATCAATGGAACTGGCGCGGTAGCTATCAATATGATACACGTTTAAACGAAACCTCATTGGCAAATACGACATTGGAATATAATCCTGAAAAAAATAATCTGATTCAATTAAACTATCGTTATGCAAGTCAGGCTTATATTGACCAAAATCTCACTTCGGGAGCGAATCGTTATAACCAGGATATTAAACAAATAGGTACGACTATTGCCTGGGAAGTTTCCGATAATTGGGTTTTAGTAGGGCGTTATTATCATGATATTGCGCTAAACAAACTGGTGGAAGAATATGCGGGTATTAAATATAACACCTGTTGTTGGTCTGTCGGAGTAGGCGCAAGACGTCATTTGGTCAGTAAATCGAATTATACTTATAGCGCCAATAAAGACACTATTTATGATAATAGTTTCGGTATTACTTTTGAATTGCGCGGTTTAGGTAACGAACAACATAGCGGTATCGTCGATATGTTAGATAAGGGTATGCTGCCTTACGTCAAACCGTTTAATCTTTAA
- a CDS encoding DNA-3-methyladenine glycosylase I, whose protein sequence is MKKRCPWAEGSQLYRDYHDNEWGKAEFDSRKLFEKICLEGQQAGLSWITVLKKRENYRRAFHQFCPEKIVRMTDQDIDKLMLDKGLIRHRAKLMAIVKNAKAYLSMEKCGENFSNFVWSFVNNQPQINDCPDLTAVPAKTECSKALSKALKKRGFVFVGETTCYAFMQSMGLVDDHINDCFCKHK, encoded by the coding sequence ATGAAAAAACGTTGTCCATGGGCGGAAGGATCTCAACTTTATAGAGATTATCATGATAACGAATGGGGAAAAGCGGAATTTGACAGCCGTAAGTTATTCGAAAAAATTTGTCTGGAAGGACAACAAGCGGGGCTTTCCTGGATTACGGTATTAAAAAAACGGGAAAATTATCGTCGGGCGTTTCATCAATTTTGTCCGGAAAAGATTGTTCGGATGACCGATCAGGATATTGATAAATTAATGCTGGATAAAGGATTAATCCGACACCGTGCGAAGTTAATGGCTATAGTAAAAAATGCCAAGGCTTATTTATCGATGGAAAAGTGCGGTGAAAATTTCAGTAATTTTGTATGGAGTTTCGTGAATAATCAACCTCAAATTAATGATTGCCCTGATTTAACTGCCGTTCCGGCAAAAACCGAATGTTCGAAAGCGTTGTCAAAAGCATTGAAAAAACGAGGCTTTGTTTTTGTGGGAGAAACCACTTGTTATGCCTTTATGCAATCCATGGGATTAGTGGATGATCATATAAATGATTGTTTTTGTAAGCATAAATAA
- the tal gene encoding transaldolase, with product MTTQLDALRNMTVVVADTGDIEAIKKYQPQDATTNPSLILSASALPQYASLIDDAINYAKAKSTDKAQQLIDAEDKLAVNIGLEILKIVPGRISTEVDARLSYDTAATVEKARKLIKLYNEAGINNDRILIKVASTWQGIRAAEILEKEGINCNLTLLFSQAQARACAEAGVYLISPFVGRILDWYKANTDKKEYVPNEDPGVISVTSIYNYYKQYGYQTVVMGASFRNIGEITELAGCDRLTIAPALLKELQESNADLPRKLDYKGEVKPKPAPLTESQFYWEHNNDPMAVDKLAEGIRKFAADIEKLEAMLSTKL from the coding sequence ATGACTACACAACTTGATGCATTACGCAATATGACTGTGGTGGTTGCCGATACGGGTGATATCGAAGCAATCAAAAAATATCAACCGCAAGACGCAACAACAAACCCGTCTCTTATTCTTAGTGCTTCAGCATTACCCCAATATGCCTCGTTAATTGATGACGCAATTAATTATGCGAAAGCAAAAAGTACCGACAAAGCGCAACAACTCATTGATGCGGAAGATAAATTAGCGGTTAATATCGGTCTGGAAATTTTAAAAATCGTGCCGGGACGTATTTCTACCGAAGTAGATGCACGTCTTTCCTATGACACGGCGGCAACCGTTGAAAAAGCCCGTAAGTTAATCAAACTTTATAATGAAGCCGGTATTAATAATGATCGTATTTTGATCAAAGTCGCTTCTACATGGCAAGGTATCCGTGCGGCGGAAATTTTAGAAAAAGAAGGCATTAATTGTAACTTGACCCTTTTATTCTCTCAAGCTCAAGCACGCGCCTGTGCCGAAGCCGGTGTTTATCTGATTTCACCTTTTGTGGGCCGTATTCTTGACTGGTACAAAGCAAATACGGATAAAAAAGAATATGTTCCAAACGAAGACCCGGGCGTTATTTCCGTAACAAGTATTTATAACTATTACAAACAATACGGGTATCAAACCGTTGTAATGGGTGCGAGTTTCCGCAATATCGGCGAAATTACCGAATTAGCGGGTTGCGATCGCTTAACCATTGCACCTGCTTTATTAAAAGAATTACAAGAAAGCAATGCAGACTTACCGCGTAAACTCGATTATAAAGGTGAGGTCAAACCAAAACCGGCACCATTAACAGAAAGTCAATTCTACTGGGAACATAACAACGATCCGATGGCGGTTGATAAATTAGCCGAAGGTATCCGTAAATTTGCTGCGGATATTGAAAAACTGGAAGCAATGCTTAGTACAAAACTTTAA
- the mnmG gene encoding tRNA uridine-5-carboxymethylaminomethyl(34) synthesis enzyme MnmG — protein MFYSENYDVIVIGGGHAGTEAALAPARMGLKTLLLTHNIDTLGQMSCNPAIGGIGKGHLVKEIDAMGGLMATAADQAGIQFRTLNSSKGPAVRATRAQADRVLYRQAVKVALENQPNLDIFQQEATDILIEQDRVTGVATRMGLKFKTKSVILTAGTFLGGKIHIGLDNYTGGRAGDPASIALADRLRDLNLRVARLKTGTPPRLDARTINFDILAKQHGDAQLPVFSFMGSVDQHPRQIPCFITHTNEQTHEVIRNNLDRSPMYTGVIEGIGPRYCPSIEDKVMRFADRNSHQIYLEPEGLTSQEIYPNGISTSLPFDVQMKIVNSMVGLEKTRIVKPGYAIEYDFFDPRDLKPTLETKAIKGLFFAGQINGTTGYEEAASQGLLAGINAGLFVQEKESWFPRRDQAYMGVLVDDLCTLGTKEPYRVFTSRAEYRLLLREDNADSRLTPIAHELGLIDENRWARFNQKMENIERERQRLRNIWIHPRSEHLDVINEVLSSPLVREASGEDLLRRPEINYQILTALDLFKPAMDDKEAVEQVEIAVKYQGYIEHQQEEIEKQKRHENTAIPDNFDYTLVAGLSNEVRAKLEQHRPVSIGQASRISGVTPAAISILLVNLKKQGMLKRGE, from the coding sequence ATGTTTTATTCTGAGAATTATGACGTTATTGTTATTGGTGGCGGACATGCGGGAACAGAAGCCGCACTTGCTCCCGCCCGTATGGGATTGAAAACCCTTTTGCTGACTCACAATATAGATACTTTAGGTCAAATGTCTTGTAATCCAGCTATAGGTGGGATTGGTAAAGGACATTTAGTAAAAGAAATTGATGCTATGGGCGGTTTAATGGCAACCGCAGCTGATCAGGCGGGAATTCAATTTAGAACCTTAAACAGCAGTAAAGGCCCAGCAGTGAGAGCAACCCGCGCGCAAGCGGATCGCGTTTTATACCGCCAAGCGGTAAAAGTAGCTCTGGAAAATCAACCTAATTTGGATATTTTCCAGCAGGAAGCCACAGATATTTTAATTGAGCAGGATCGAGTTACCGGCGTAGCTACGAGAATGGGATTAAAATTTAAAACAAAATCGGTTATTCTAACGGCAGGTACCTTCCTGGGCGGAAAGATCCACATAGGTTTGGATAATTATACCGGAGGCCGGGCGGGTGATCCCGCCTCTATCGCTCTGGCGGATCGTTTACGCGATCTTAATTTGCGTGTAGCCCGTTTAAAAACAGGAACTCCACCGCGTTTGGATGCAAGAACTATTAATTTTGATATTCTGGCAAAACAACATGGTGATGCGCAATTACCGGTATTTTCTTTTATGGGATCTGTGGATCAGCATCCCCGTCAAATACCTTGCTTTATTACTCATACCAATGAACAAACTCATGAAGTGATCCGTAATAATTTGGATCGTAGCCCGATGTACACCGGTGTGATAGAAGGTATAGGTCCTCGTTATTGTCCTTCTATCGAAGATAAAGTTATGCGATTTGCGGATCGTAATTCCCATCAGATTTATTTGGAACCGGAAGGTTTAACTTCACAGGAAATTTATCCGAACGGGATATCTACCAGCTTGCCTTTTGATGTGCAAATGAAGATTGTTAATTCAATGGTTGGTTTGGAAAAAACCCGAATTGTCAAACCGGGTTATGCCATTGAATATGATTTCTTTGATCCGCGTGATTTAAAGCCGACATTGGAAACGAAAGCCATTAAAGGTTTATTCTTTGCCGGGCAAATTAACGGAACGACAGGTTATGAAGAAGCGGCTTCCCAAGGTTTGTTAGCGGGCATTAATGCCGGTTTATTCGTACAGGAAAAAGAAAGTTGGTTCCCGCGCCGTGACCAGGCTTACATGGGCGTATTGGTGGATGACCTTTGTACCTTAGGTACTAAAGAACCCTATCGTGTGTTTACATCCCGCGCGGAATATCGTTTATTATTACGTGAAGACAATGCGGATAGCCGTTTAACGCCGATAGCTCATGAATTAGGATTAATAGACGAAAATCGCTGGGCGCGTTTTAATCAAAAAATGGAAAATATTGAACGGGAACGTCAGCGTCTACGCAATATTTGGATTCACCCTCGTTCAGAACATTTGGATGTGATAAACGAAGTGTTAAGCAGTCCGTTGGTTCGTGAGGCTAGCGGCGAAGATTTGTTGCGTCGTCCGGAAATAAATTACCAAATTTTGACCGCACTTGATTTATTCAAACCGGCAATGGATGATAAAGAAGCTGTTGAACAAGTGGAAATAGCCGTAAAATATCAAGGTTATATCGAACATCAGCAAGAAGAAATTGAAAAACAAAAACGCCATGAAAATACGGCAATTCCGGACAATTTCGATTATACATTGGTTGCAGGTTTATCTAATGAAGTGCGTGCAAAGTTAGAACAACATCGCCCTGTTTCTATCGGACAAGCTAGTCGTATTTCCGGCGTAACACCTGCCGCTATTTCTATTTTATTGGTTAATCTTAAAAAACAAGGAATGCTTAAGCGTGGTGAATAA
- the rsmG gene encoding 16S rRNA (guanine(527)-N(7))-methyltransferase RsmG has translation MNKLEQELTQKLEILLKQTALSISDQQKNKLVQLVLLLNKWNKAYNLTSVRDPMEMLIKHILDSVVVSPYLQGDLFIDVGTGPGLPGLPLAIINPDKNFVLLDSLGKRISFIRNAVRELELSNVVPVLSRVEEYIPDHKFDGILSRAFASLKDMTDWCHHLPNEKGLFYALKGVYQQEEVMDMGNNFQVIDVIKLHVPELIGERHLVKVKKM, from the coding sequence GTGAATAAGCTTGAACAAGAGCTTACTCAAAAGCTCGAAATTTTGCTAAAACAGACTGCACTTTCTATATCCGATCAGCAAAAAAATAAGCTTGTTCAACTGGTGTTGTTACTTAATAAATGGAATAAAGCTTATAACCTTACTTCCGTACGGGATCCGATGGAAATGCTGATTAAGCATATTTTAGATAGTGTGGTAGTAAGTCCTTATTTACAAGGTGATCTGTTTATTGATGTGGGAACAGGCCCCGGTTTGCCCGGTTTACCTTTAGCTATTATTAACCCGGATAAAAATTTTGTATTGCTCGACAGTCTCGGAAAACGCATCAGTTTTATCCGTAATGCGGTGCGCGAGTTAGAATTATCTAATGTTGTTCCGGTATTAAGTAGGGTGGAAGAATATATTCCCGATCATAAATTTGACGGTATATTGAGCCGAGCTTTTGCCAGTTTAAAGGATATGACGGATTGGTGTCATCATTTACCGAATGAAAAAGGCTTGTTTTATGCGCTGAAAGGCGTTTATCAACAAGAAGAAGTGATGGATATGGGCAATAATTTTCAGGTTATTGATGTTATAAAATTGCATGTACCTGAACTAATTGGTGAACGTCATTTAGTTAAAGTTAAAAAAATGTAA
- a CDS encoding ATP synthase subunit I: MSRIIGQAKRKYKKTFVSEFGLFMFFCLILLPWQWQSAVSFGLGFLSAFLPFVVFVLIVFFRKQIYSNQMTTFYRGEAIKFALTIIFVILCFKLFILMNFIVFFIGYFVALILNNVLPLIWENKIKP; the protein is encoded by the coding sequence ATGTCGAGAATAATTGGGCAAGCAAAACGGAAATATAAAAAAACATTTGTTAGCGAATTCGGACTATTCATGTTTTTTTGTTTAATTCTGTTACCGTGGCAATGGCAAAGTGCGGTTAGTTTCGGTCTTGGTTTTTTATCTGCCTTTTTACCTTTTGTTGTATTTGTTTTGATAGTTTTTTTCAGAAAACAAATCTACTCAAATCAAATGACTACGTTTTATCGTGGTGAAGCGATCAAATTCGCATTGACGATAATATTCGTTATTTTATGTTTTAAATTATTTATATTAATGAATTTTATCGTTTTTTTTATAGGCTATTTTGTAGCCCTTATACTTAACAATGTTTTACCCCTTATTTGGGAAAATAAAATTAAACCGTAA
- the atpB gene encoding F0F1 ATP synthase subunit A, whose protein sequence is MSGQTTSEYIGHHLQFLKTGDSFWNVHIDTLFFSVLAAIIFLAVFRSVAKKATSGVPGKLQCMVEILVEWINGIVKENFHGPRNVVAPLALTIFCWVFIMNAIDLIPVDFLPQLAGLFGIHYLRAVPTADISATLGMSLCVFALILFYTVKSKGFGGLVKEYTLHPFNHWSLIPVNFVLESVTLLAKPISLAFRLFGNMYAGELIFILIAVMYSANAAIAALGIPLHLAWAIFHILIVTLQAFIFMMLTVVYLSIAYNKAEH, encoded by the coding sequence ATGTCTGGACAAACGACTTCTGAGTATATTGGTCACCATTTGCAATTTTTGAAAACAGGGGATTCCTTTTGGAATGTGCATATTGATACTCTGTTTTTTTCTGTCTTAGCGGCAATTATTTTTCTGGCGGTATTTCGTTCCGTAGCAAAAAAAGCTACTTCGGGTGTTCCGGGTAAATTGCAATGTATGGTCGAAATTTTAGTGGAATGGATTAACGGTATTGTAAAAGAAAACTTCCATGGTCCGCGTAATGTTGTAGCTCCTTTAGCGTTAACCATTTTTTGTTGGGTATTCATTATGAATGCCATTGACTTAATTCCCGTTGATTTTCTTCCACAACTAGCCGGTTTATTCGGTATTCATTATCTCAGAGCCGTGCCTACCGCCGATATAAGCGCAACATTAGGCATGTCTCTATGCGTATTTGCTTTAATCCTTTTCTATACGGTGAAATCAAAAGGCTTTGGCGGATTGGTGAAAGAATATACTCTTCATCCTTTTAATCACTGGTCTTTAATTCCTGTAAATTTCGTGCTTGAATCCGTTACTTTACTGGCTAAACCTATTTCATTGGCATTCCGTTTATTCGGTAATATGTATGCGGGGGAATTAATATTTATTCTTATCGCCGTTATGTATTCCGCCAATGCTGCTATTGCGGCATTAGGTATTCCTTTACATCTTGCCTGGGCTATTTTCCATATTTTAATTGTCACCTTGCAGGCCTTCATCTTTATGATGTTGACCGTGGTGTATTTAAGTATTGCTTATAACAAGGCGGAACATTAA
- the atpE gene encoding F0F1 ATP synthase subunit C encodes MESVITATIIGASILLAFAALGTAIGFAILGGKFLESSARQPELASSLQTKMFIVAGLLDAIAMIAVGISLLFIFANPFIGLLQ; translated from the coding sequence ATGGAATCTGTAATTACAGCAACAATCATCGGTGCGTCAATTCTTCTTGCATTCGCTGCACTGGGTACCGCAATCGGTTTTGCTATCTTAGGCGGTAAATTTTTAGAATCTTCAGCTCGTCAACCTGAGCTTGCATCAAGCTTACAAACTAAAATGTTTATCGTTGCGGGTCTTTTGGATGCTATCGCAATGATCGCTGTAGGTATTTCATTATTATTCATTTTTGCAAACCCATTCATCGGTTTATTACAATAA
- the atpF gene encoding F0F1 ATP synthase subunit B has translation MNLNATLIGQLIAFALFTWFCVKFVWPPIIKAIEERQSSIANALASAEKAKQDQADYQAAVEQEILAAKEEAQKIIDLANKRRNDILEEVKTEAENLKATIIAQGHAEVEAERKRVQEELRVKVASLAIAGAEKIVGRTVDEAANNDIIDKLVAEL, from the coding sequence GTGAATTTAAATGCAACATTAATTGGTCAACTTATTGCTTTCGCATTATTTACATGGTTTTGCGTAAAATTTGTTTGGCCGCCGATTATTAAGGCTATTGAAGAACGTCAAAGTTCTATTGCTAACGCTTTGGCATCGGCTGAAAAAGCAAAACAAGATCAGGCAGATTATCAAGCCGCAGTTGAGCAGGAAATTCTGGCGGCAAAAGAAGAAGCGCAAAAAATTATTGATTTAGCAAATAAACGTCGTAATGACATTCTTGAAGAAGTAAAAACGGAAGCGGAAAATCTGAAAGCGACCATTATTGCTCAAGGTCATGCGGAAGTGGAAGCGGAACGTAAACGCGTTCAGGAAGAGTTACGCGTGAAAGTTGCGTCACTGGCTATTGCCGGGGCGGAAAAAATTGTTGGTCGTACTGTGGATGAAGCGGCAAACAACGACATTATTGATAAATTAGTTGCAGAACTATAA
- the atpH gene encoding F0F1 ATP synthase subunit delta, which produces MSELTTIARPYAKAAFDFAVEQSATDKSAVEKWTEMLGFAAQVADNEQIRDFFANTFSVQKAADAMVSICGEQLDQYGQNLIRLMAENKRLTVLPAVFDEFQRYVEEHNATAEVQVISAQPLNATQEQKIAAAMEKRLARKVKLNCSVDNSLLAGVIIRTDDFVIDGSSRGQLNRLANELQ; this is translated from the coding sequence ATGTCAGAATTAACTACGATAGCTCGCCCTTATGCCAAGGCAGCGTTTGATTTTGCCGTGGAACAATCGGCTACTGATAAAAGTGCGGTAGAAAAATGGACGGAAATGTTGGGTTTTGCGGCACAAGTAGCCGACAATGAGCAAATCCGGGATTTTTTTGCCAATACTTTTTCAGTTCAAAAAGCCGCTGACGCGATGGTTTCAATTTGTGGCGAACAACTTGATCAATACGGGCAAAATCTGATTAGGTTAATGGCTGAAAATAAGCGTTTAACGGTGCTTCCCGCAGTATTTGACGAATTTCAACGTTATGTGGAAGAACATAATGCAACAGCGGAAGTTCAAGTCATCTCGGCGCAACCATTAAATGCAACACAAGAACAAAAAATTGCAGCCGCAATGGAAAAAAGACTTGCTCGTAAAGTTAAATTAAATTGCAGCGTAGATAATTCTCTGCTTGCAGGGGTTATTATTCGTACCGACGATTTTGTGATTGACGGCTCAAGCCGCGGACAACTCAATCGTTTGGCAAACGAGTTGCAATGA